In Aquipuribacter nitratireducens, the genomic stretch CCGGAGGACGACACCGCCGTCGTCGTGCTCCGCGTGCCCGTCGACGTCACGGAGCTGCCGTCGCCGCGCAGCGCCGCCCCGCGGCAGCGGCGCTGGCAGCTGCCGAGCGACCCCAGCAGCGTCGGCAAGGCGCGGCACGCGACCCTGCGCGCGTGCGCGGTGTGGGGGGTGCCGCGGGCGCAGGTGGCGGAGGTCGTCGTCTCCGAGCTCGTCGCCAACGCGGTGCTCCACGGGTGGGGGGTCGTCCAGCTCCGCCTCTTCGAGACGGGCACCGGACTGCGCGTCGAGGTCGAGGACGGCAACCCGGAGCCGCCGCGGCTCGTGCCGGCCCGCCCGCTCGGCGAGGGCGGCCACGGCCTGCACGTCGTCGGGGAGGTCGCCCGCTGGGGCTGGTCGCCGACGCGCACCGGCAAGCTCGTGTGGGCGCACCTCGCCACCGAGGCTGCCCACCACGACGCGACGGGCGCCCGGACCGGCTTCTCGTCCACCACCCACACCACGTCCCAGACCGGCCCGGAGGCCTCCCCGTGACCACGCCCCACCAGCCCGGCGCCGACCTGCTCGGCGGACCCGCCCCCACGTACCTGCCCGCGGAGCTGTCGGAGCCGGCCGAGGCGGCCCTGGGGGCCGGTGAGCCCGCAGCCTCCGTCGCCGCCGCGCAGCCCGCCTCCAGCCTGCCGTGGGCCGTGCTCGCCGAGCAGGCCCTCGCGGGCGCCGACGACGCCCGCGCGGCCGGCGACGACGCCGCCCGGCTCGCCCACGCGGTCGCGGCGTACGCCTACGCCCGCACCGGCTACCACCGGGGGCTCGACGCGCTGCGTCGTGCGGGGTGGAAGGGCCGTGGCCCCGTGCCGTGGGAGCACGCGCCCAACCGCGGCTACCTGCGCAGCGTGCGGGCGCTCGCCGGCGCGGCGGCGCACGTCGGGGAGACCGCGGAGGTCGAGCGGCTCGGTGACCTGCTGCGCGACGGCGACCCCTCGATCGCCTGAGCGTATCGGGGGCTGAGGGGCCGCGCGCCGTCGGCGTCGCGGCCCCCGGCGGTCCCGGACCCCTTCGGGACCACCCGCCGGCCACCTCGCAGCAACCCGGCGCGCGCCCAGTGTGACGTGCGCGACCCCCGCTCCGGAAGGCGCCGCTCCGGGTGCCGCCCGGCGCGACGCACCCGACACTGACCCGGTGACCCTCCTCGACACCTCCGGCACGGTCGTCGTCGTCGGTGCGGGCATCGCCGGCGTCGAGTGCGCCCGGCAGCTGCACCGTGCGGGCGTGCCCGTCCGGCTCCTCGACCGGGGGCACCGGATCTCCGGCCGGATGGGCGCCCGGACCGTCGACAGCGTCCAGGGCCGCCACGTCGTCGACCTCGGCGCGTCGTACTTCACCGTCCGCGACGACGAGTTCCGGGAGGTCGCCGACGACTGGGAGCGGCGCGGGCTCGCGCGACCGTGGACCGACACCTTCCACCTCTCCGACGGCACGCGCCTCGTCGGCACGAAGGTCGGTCCCGTGCGGTGGGCGGCCGGCGGCGGGCTGCGCTCCCTCGTGGAGGACCTCGCCGACGGCCTCGACGTCGTCCACCCGTACGACGCGGTGGAGGTCGTCCGCGACGGCGACGGGGTCCGCGTCGACGGGCAGCGCTACCGGGCCGCGGTGCTCGCGATGCCCGACCCGCAGGTGCGCGACCTCGTCGACCCGGCGCTCGGCGACGAGCTGCTCGGGTCGGAGGCGTGGGCGTGGCGGCCGACCGTCGCCGTCCTCGCCGGCTGGTCCGGGCGCTGGTGGCCCGAGCTGGACGGCGTGTTCGTCTCGGACTCTCCCGTCGTCGAGTGGGTCGCCGACGACGGCAGGCGCCGCGGTGACGACGCGCCCGTCCTCGTCGCCCACACCACCGGCGTGTTCGCCGCCCGCCACCTCGACGACCCCGCCGAGGCAGTGACCCCCGTCCTCGCCGCGCTCGGGGAGGTGCTGGGCCGTCACCAGCCCGTCCCGGAGCCCGAGTGGGCCCGCGCGCACCGCTGGTCGCTCGCGAGCCCCACCCGCCCCCGGCCCGCGCCCGACTTCGTCCTCGACACGACCGGCACGGTCGGGGTGTGCGGCGACGGCTGGGGCGAGCGGTCCCGGGTGGAGGCGGCGTGGCTGTCGGGGCACCGCCTCGGCCGCGAGCTGGCCGCCCGGCTGGGCGGTCGCGTCGAGCAGGCCGTCTGACCCGCTGCACTACCCTCGGGGCGGCGCCGCCGAAGGCCGGTCGCGCCGGGCCGCGACGGGCGGCCACGAGAGGGGAGCCGCGGCATGCCCGGAGTCGTCCTCATCGGCGCCCAGTGGGGCGACGAGGGCAAGGGCAAGGCGACCGACGCGCTCGGCTCGCGCGTCGACCACGTCGTCAAGTTCAACGGCGGCAACAACGCCGGCCACACCGTCGTCGTCGGTGAGGAGAAGTACGCCCTCCACCTGCTGCCGTCGGGAATCCTCAGCCCCGGCGTCGTGCCGGTCATCGCGAACGGCGTCGTCGTCGACCCGGAGGTGCTCTTCGAGGAGATCGACGGCCTCGAGGCCCGCGGCGTCGACTGCTCGCGGCTGCTCGTGTCGAGCAACGCCCACGTCATCACGACGTACCACCGCACGCTCGACAAGGTGACGGAGCGGTTCCTCGGCACGCGCCGCATCGGCACGACGGGCCGGGGCATCGGCCCGGCGTACGCCGACAAGATCAACCGGGTCGGCATCCGCGTCCAGGACCTCTTCGACGAGAAGATCCTCCGGCAGAAGATCGCCGGCGCCCTCGACCAGAAGAACCACCTGCTGCTCAAGGTCTACAACCGCCGCGCGTTCGGGGTCGACGAGATCGCCGACCAGCTGCTGTCCCACGCCGACCGCCTGCGCCCCTACGTCGCCGACACCGCGCTCGAGCTGTCCCGCGCGCTCGACGCCGGGAGGACGGTGCTCTTCGAGGGCGGCCAGGCGACGCTGCTCGACGTCGACCACGGCACGTACCCCTTCGTCACCTCGTCCAACGCGACCGCGGGCGGCGCGTGCACCGGCAGCGGCATCGGCCCCACGCGCGTCGACCGCGTCATCGCCGTCGTCAAGGCGTACACGACGCGGGTCGGGGAGGGGCCGTTCCCGACGGAGCTGCTCGACGCCGACGGCGAGCGGCTGCGGACCGTCGGCCACGAGTTCGGGACCACGACGGGCCGACCCCGTCGCTGCGGGTGGTACGACGCCGTCATCGCCCGGTACGCGGCGCGGGTCAACGGCGTGACGGACTTCGTCCTCACGAAGCTCGACACGCTGACGGGCTTCGAGACGGTGCCGGTGTGCGTCGCGTACGACGTCGACGGCGTCCGGCACGACGAGATGCCGGCCTCGCAGAGCGACTTCCACCACGCGGTGCCCGTGTACGAGCACCTCGACGGGTGGACGGAGGACATCTCCCACGTCCGCGAGTTCGCCGACCTGCCCGTCACCGCCCAGCGCTACGTCGAGGCGCTGGAGGAGATGAGCGGCGCGCGGATCAGCGCCATCGGGGTCGGGCCGGGCCGGGACCAGACCGTCGTGCGGCACGACCTGCTCGGCGGCTGACCTCAGGCCCGCGGAGCGGCATTACGCCGGACGGGCCCCCGAATTGTCGTTAGCCGCGGTAACTGTTACCGTCGCTAACCAGTGCGTACCGACACCATCCTCTCGTCCCCGCCCGCCGGCGCCCCCGCGCGCCCCCGCACGGGCTTCTTCTCGCGCCTCGGCGTCCGCGAGCTCGTCCTCCTCGGCATGATCACGGCGGCCGGGCCGCTGACGATCGACCTCTACCTGCCGGCGTACCCCACGCTCGCGGCGGAGTTCGGCGTCGCCGAGACCCAGATCCAGCTCACCCTCACGGCGTGCGTCCTCGGCCTCGCCCTCGGCCAGCTCGTCATCGGTCCGGTCGCGGACCGGGTCGGTCGGCGCCTGCCCGTCGTCGTCGGGCTCGCCGGCTGGGCGGTGTCGTCGCTGCTCGTCGCTCTCGCCCCGACGCTCACGCTCATGACCGTCGGCCGCTTCCTCCAGGGGTTCGTCGTCTCCGCCGGCATGGTGACCGCGCGTGCGGTCCTGCGCGACCTGTCCGAGGGGCGCGACCTCGCACGGGCCTTCGCCCGGCTGTTCCTCGTCGTCGGCGCCGTCCCGATGGTCGCCCCGTTCCTCGGCTCCCTCGTCCTCGAGGTGACGAGCTGGCGCGGGGTGTTCGTCGTCCTCGCCGTCATCGGCGTGGTGCTCGCGTGCGTGACGGCGCTGCTGCTGCCGGAGACGCTGCCGAGGGAGCAGCGCCGGCCGGTGCCCGTCCGCTCGCTCGGCCGCGAGTACGGCCGCCTCCTCGTGGACCGCGACTTCATCGCGCCCGCGCTCGTCGCCTCGCTCGCTTTCGCCGGGCTCTTCGTCTACATCAACGGCTCCTCGTTCGTCCTGCAGGAGGAGTACGGGATCTCGAGCCTCGCGTACGGGTTCGTCTTCGCCGTCGTGACGGTCGCCCTCATCACCGGCAGCCAGATCTCGAGCTGGCTCGTCGGCAGGGTCGGCCTGCTCGCCGTCCTGCGGGGCGCCCCCGTGGTCGGCGCCGTGACGATCGGCGCGCTCGCCGTCGTGTCGGTGCTCGGCACGCTGCCCCTGCCGGTGCTCGTCGTCGGGCTCGCCGTCGCCATGGGCGTCGTCGGCCTCGCGATGCCGGCCGCCTCCGCCCACGTGCTGAGCGGCCAGCCGCCGCACCGGGCCGGACTCGCCTCCGGGCTCGTCGGCGTCCTGCAGTTCGCCGTCGGCGGCACGATCAGCCCGCTCGCCTCCGCGTTCGGCGCCGTGACGCCCACGACCATGACGGGTCTCATGGCGGTGCTGTTCGCCGCCTCCGCCGCCATGGCCGTGCTCGTGCGCGCGGAGCCCGAGCCGGCGCGGGACCCGGCCGACCTCCTCGAGGCCTGACGGCGGGCGCCGCGGCCCGCGGGCGTCAGGGCCGCAGCAGGACCTTGACCGACTCCCGGGCGTCCATCCGCCGGTAGGCCTCCGGCGCCTGCTCGAGCGGGAGCTCGGTGTCGAAGACCGCCCCGGGGCGCAGGGCACCGTCGAGGACCTTCGGCAGCAGCGTCGGCAGGTAGGCGCGGACGGACGCGACACCCCCGGCGAGCCCGACGTTGCGGCCGAACATCTGCCGGACCGGCACCTCGACGCCGTGCGGGACCCCGACGAAGCCGACCGTCGCGCCCGGCCGGGCCACGGCGAACGCCGTCGACATCGCCTGGCCGGTGCCGACGCACTCCAGCACGGCGTCGGCGCCCACGCCGTCGGTGAGGCCGAGCACCGCCTGCTCGCCGGCCTCGCCGCGCTCCTCGACGACGTCGGTGGCGCCGAAGGCCCGCGCGAGCGCCTGCCGGTCCGCATGACGGCTCATCGCGACGATGCGCCCGGCCCCCTGCTCCCGGGCCGCGAGGACGCCGCACAGCCCGACCGCGCCGTCGCCCACCACGACGACCGACGACCCCTCCCGCACGCCCGCGGCACGTGCGGCGTGCCAACCGGTCCCCATGACGTCGCTGCAGGCGAGCAGGTCCCGAAGCACGTCGTCGGGCGGCGGGGAGGCCGCGTCGTAGCCGTCGACCGCCACGAGGGTGCCGTCCGCCATCGGCACGCGCACGAGCTCCGCCTGGCAGCCGTTGACGCCGCCCCCGACGACGCACGAGGTCTGGACCCCGGCGAGGCAGTGGGCGCAGTGCCCGCAGCTGTAGGTGAAGGGCGAGACGACGACCTGCCCGGGGCGGACGGCGCGGACGTCGCGCCCCACCTCCGCCACCACCCCGACGTGCTCGTGCCCGATCGGCCGGGGCTCGCGCACCGGGCTCTCGCCTCGGTAGGGCCACAGGTCCGAGCCGCACACGCAGGCGGCGAGGACCCGGACCACGGCGTCGGTCGGCTCGACGACCGCCGCGTCGGGCCGGGTCTCGGAGCGGACGTCACGGGGGGCGTGGATGACGGTGGCGCGCACGCCCGTGACCATACGGGCATCCGGGCGGACCGACCCGCCGGGTGCTCCTGGCGCTAGCCTCGCGGACCGTGCGGGTCCTCGTCGTCGGGTCAGGTGCCAGGGAGCACGCCATCGTCCGGTCGCTGCTGGCCGAGGAGGGCGTCGACCACGTCGTCGCGGCGCCGGGCAACCCCGGCATGGCAGCGGCCGGCGCGGAGTGCCGTGACCACGACCCGGTCGACGTCGCCGGTGTCGCCGAGCTCGCCGTCGGCGTGCAGGCGGACCTCGTCGTCGTCGGACCGGAGGCGCCGCTCGTCGCCGGGGTCGCCGACGCCGTCCGTGCCGCGGGCATCCCGTGCTTCGGGCCGTCGGCCGCCGCGGCCCGGCTCGAGGCGAGCAAGGCGTTCGCGAAGGAGGTCATGGCCGACGCCGGCGTCGCGACGGCCCGGCCGCGGGTGTGCCGGGACCTCGCGGAGGTGGAGGCCGCCCTCGACGAGCTCGGTGCCCCCCACGTGGTGAAGGACGACGGGCTCGCCGCCGGCAAGGGCGTCGTCGTCACCGACAGCCGCGAGGTCGCCCTCGCCCACGCGCGGGCGTGCCTCGAGCAGCCGCACTCGACGGTCGTCGTCGAGGAGTACCTCGACGGGCCCGAGCTGTCGGTGTTCTGCGTGTGCGACGGGCGCGACGTCGTCGCGCTCCCGCCCGCGCAGGACTTCAAGCGGCTCCGCGACGGCGGCCAGGGCCCGAACACGGGTGGGATGGGCGCGTACTCGCCGGTGCCGTGGCTGCCGGAGGGTGTCGTCGACGACGTCGTCGAGCACGTGGCCCGGCCGGTGCTCGCGGAGATGGACCGGCGGGGCACGCCGTTCACGGGCGTCCTCTACTGCGGGCTCGCCCTCACCGCGGAGGGCATCCGCGTCGTCGAGTTCAACGTGCGGCTCGGCGACCCGGAGGCGCAGGTCGTCCTCGCCCGGCTCGGGACGCCGCTCGGCCACCTGCTCCTCGCCGCCGCGCAGGGCCGGCTCGCCGAGCACGTGCGTGCGGCGGGCGGGCTGCGGGAGTCGGCCGCGGCGGCCGTCGGGGTGGTCCTCGCCGCGGCCGGCTACCCGGAGTCGCCCCGCACCGGCGACGCCGTCCTCGGGCTCGAGTCCGTCGACGACGTCGCGGGCGCCCACGTCCTCCACGCCGGCACCGCGGTCCGCGACGGCCACGTCGTGACCGCCGGCGGGCGGGTCGTGACGGTCGTCGGGACCGGAGCGGACGTCGCCGCGGCCCGCGACACCGCCTACCGGGCGGTGGAGCGGGTGCACGTGCCGGGCGGCCAGCTGCGGCTCGACGTCGCCGCCGGGGTCTGAGGCCCCGCGCCGCTCAGCCGGTCGCGCGGGCCACGAACGCCCGGAGGTCCTCGCACTGCTGCAGCCGCGAGGGCTCGTGCAGGTACATCATGTGCCCGCTCTCGTAGTACGCGGTCTCCACCCGCTCGAGCGCCTCGGCGGGCACCCGCAGCTGCGCGACCGTGTCCTCCGCGGCCGCGAAGGGCGTCGCGCCGTCGTAGTAGCCGCACGCGACGTGGACGCGCAGGTGGGGGTTGCGCCGCAGCAGCGCCCCGAGGTCCTCCGTCACGCTGACAGCGCGACCCTCGAACTCCTTGTAGCTCCACGGGTGGACGAGCTCGCTCAGCACCTTGTACGGCAGGTCGTTGCGGTAGCCGAGCTCCGTCGCGGAGTAGTGGAGGTACGCGGCGGTGTAGGGCCCGCCGGTCGCGGTGATAAAGGGGTCGACGCTCGGGCGCTCGTGGACGGCGTCGTCCTCGTGCCCGACGAAGCGGCCGTCGAGGCGCCCGACGACCTTCCGCTCGTGGCGCAGCAGCTCCGCGTAGAACCGCTGGTGCTCCACCCGCAGGCCCGCGCGGTCGAGGTAGTCCTCCGACAGCCCGGTGAGCTCGGCGGCGCGGGCGACGACGCGGGCGCGCTCCTCGGCATCGAGGTGGGAGCCGGCGGCGAGCGCGGCGGCGTACGCGCCGCGGGCGAAGTCGGCGGCCGCGGCGAGGTGGTCGGCGAGCGCCACCCCCTGCCCGGCCGCGCCGTGGTAGTGCGCGATGGCCGCGTACGTCGGGAGGAAGCCGACGTACGCGCGGTCGTCGCCGGGGTGGAACCGGATGGTCCCCATGTCGAGGACCATGCTGATGAGCATGATCCCGTTGACGTGCAGGTGGTGGCGCTGCTGGAGGTGGGAGGCGACGGCGACCGCGCGCAGGGTCCCGTAGGACTCGCCCGCGAGGAGCTTCGGCGACAGCCACCGGTCGTTGCGGGTGGTCCAC encodes the following:
- a CDS encoding Bcr/CflA family efflux MFS transporter; protein product: MRTDTILSSPPAGAPARPRTGFFSRLGVRELVLLGMITAAGPLTIDLYLPAYPTLAAEFGVAETQIQLTLTACVLGLALGQLVIGPVADRVGRRLPVVVGLAGWAVSSLLVALAPTLTLMTVGRFLQGFVVSAGMVTARAVLRDLSEGRDLARAFARLFLVVGAVPMVAPFLGSLVLEVTSWRGVFVVLAVIGVVLACVTALLLPETLPREQRRPVPVRSLGREYGRLLVDRDFIAPALVASLAFAGLFVYINGSSFVLQEEYGISSLAYGFVFAVVTVALITGSQISSWLVGRVGLLAVLRGAPVVGAVTIGALAVVSVLGTLPLPVLVVGLAVAMGVVGLAMPAASAHVLSGQPPHRAGLASGLVGVLQFAVGGTISPLASAFGAVTPTTMTGLMAVLFAASAAMAVLVRAEPEPARDPADLLEA
- a CDS encoding zinc-binding dehydrogenase — its product is MRATVIHAPRDVRSETRPDAAVVEPTDAVVRVLAACVCGSDLWPYRGESPVREPRPIGHEHVGVVAEVGRDVRAVRPGQVVVSPFTYSCGHCAHCLAGVQTSCVVGGGVNGCQAELVRVPMADGTLVAVDGYDAASPPPDDVLRDLLACSDVMGTGWHAARAAGVREGSSVVVVGDGAVGLCGVLAAREQGAGRIVAMSRHADRQALARAFGATDVVEERGEAGEQAVLGLTDGVGADAVLECVGTGQAMSTAFAVARPGATVGFVGVPHGVEVPVRQMFGRNVGLAGGVASVRAYLPTLLPKVLDGALRPGAVFDTELPLEQAPEAYRRMDARESVKVLLRP
- the purD gene encoding phosphoribosylamine--glycine ligase, with the protein product MRVLVVGSGAREHAIVRSLLAEEGVDHVVAAPGNPGMAAAGAECRDHDPVDVAGVAELAVGVQADLVVVGPEAPLVAGVADAVRAAGIPCFGPSAAAARLEASKAFAKEVMADAGVATARPRVCRDLAEVEAALDELGAPHVVKDDGLAAGKGVVVTDSREVALAHARACLEQPHSTVVVEEYLDGPELSVFCVCDGRDVVALPPAQDFKRLRDGGQGPNTGGMGAYSPVPWLPEGVVDDVVEHVARPVLAEMDRRGTPFTGVLYCGLALTAEGIRVVEFNVRLGDPEAQVVLARLGTPLGHLLLAAAQGRLAEHVRAAGGLRESAAAAVGVVLAAAGYPESPRTGDAVLGLESVDDVAGAHVLHAGTAVRDGHVVTAGGRVVTVVGTGADVAAARDTAYRAVERVHVPGGQLRLDVAAGV
- a CDS encoding NAD(P)/FAD-dependent oxidoreductase; the encoded protein is MTCATPAPEGAAPGAARRDAPDTDPVTLLDTSGTVVVVGAGIAGVECARQLHRAGVPVRLLDRGHRISGRMGARTVDSVQGRHVVDLGASYFTVRDDEFREVADDWERRGLARPWTDTFHLSDGTRLVGTKVGPVRWAAGGGLRSLVEDLADGLDVVHPYDAVEVVRDGDGVRVDGQRYRAAVLAMPDPQVRDLVDPALGDELLGSEAWAWRPTVAVLAGWSGRWWPELDGVFVSDSPVVEWVADDGRRRGDDAPVLVAHTTGVFAARHLDDPAEAVTPVLAALGEVLGRHQPVPEPEWARAHRWSLASPTRPRPAPDFVLDTTGTVGVCGDGWGERSRVEAAWLSGHRLGRELAARLGGRVEQAV
- a CDS encoding S10 family peptidase; this translates as MSEETTPDPGPDTAHDDATAGAGTAPERPSTTTTLAEEPADTLVTTEHTLATGTGDLRYRARSGRLVLRRETSGEKGFEGHTAVAEIAVTSYEVLDGGGSPDPARPVTFVFNGGPGASSVWLHLGLLGPRRVVLGDAGDLLPPPGRLADNPQTLLAVSDLVFIDPVSTGWSRVRSGRDAKEFHGYGGDVESVSELIRLWTTRNDRWLSPKLLAGESYGTLRAVAVASHLQQRHHLHVNGIMLISMVLDMGTIRFHPGDDRAYVGFLPTYAAIAHYHGAAGQGVALADHLAAAADFARGAYAAALAAGSHLDAEERARVVARAAELTGLSEDYLDRAGLRVEHQRFYAELLRHERKVVGRLDGRFVGHEDDAVHERPSVDPFITATGGPYTAAYLHYSATELGYRNDLPYKVLSELVHPWSYKEFEGRAVSVTEDLGALLRRNPHLRVHVACGYYDGATPFAAAEDTVAQLRVPAEALERVETAYYESGHMMYLHEPSRLQQCEDLRAFVARATG
- a CDS encoding DUF3151 family protein, whose protein sequence is MTTPHQPGADLLGGPAPTYLPAELSEPAEAALGAGEPAASVAAAQPASSLPWAVLAEQALAGADDARAAGDDAARLAHAVAAYAYARTGYHRGLDALRRAGWKGRGPVPWEHAPNRGYLRSVRALAGAAAHVGETAEVERLGDLLRDGDPSIA
- a CDS encoding adenylosuccinate synthase, with product MPGVVLIGAQWGDEGKGKATDALGSRVDHVVKFNGGNNAGHTVVVGEEKYALHLLPSGILSPGVVPVIANGVVVDPEVLFEEIDGLEARGVDCSRLLVSSNAHVITTYHRTLDKVTERFLGTRRIGTTGRGIGPAYADKINRVGIRVQDLFDEKILRQKIAGALDQKNHLLLKVYNRRAFGVDEIADQLLSHADRLRPYVADTALELSRALDAGRTVLFEGGQATLLDVDHGTYPFVTSSNATAGGACTGSGIGPTRVDRVIAVVKAYTTRVGEGPFPTELLDADGERLRTVGHEFGTTTGRPRRCGWYDAVIARYAARVNGVTDFVLTKLDTLTGFETVPVCVAYDVDGVRHDEMPASQSDFHHAVPVYEHLDGWTEDISHVREFADLPVTAQRYVEALEEMSGARISAIGVGPGRDQTVVRHDLLGG